A region of Streptomyces sp. TG1A-60 DNA encodes the following proteins:
- a CDS encoding serine protease, translating into MFGFNRAKKSMVAAAATAAAAAAALLTAPAAVAAPQPIVGGTTTTASAYPYVMQITNASQTQFCGGTLVSPTKVITAAHCVDGRTTSNTRVVGGRTYRNGTNGTVSTLSKIWIHPSYNDSTLNNDVAVLTLAVAQPYTTTSYVTSSQTGVYAAGTTARIIGWGTTSSGGASSNQLRTATVPMVADSVCGSSRSYGSAFIASTMVCAGYSSGGVDTCQGDSGGPLMIGGRLAGIVSWGYGCADAQYPGIYTRLTTFSNTVAAQIAS; encoded by the coding sequence ATGTTCGGGTTCAACCGCGCCAAGAAGTCGATGGTCGCCGCCGCGGCCACCGCTGCCGCCGCCGCAGCCGCGCTGCTCACCGCTCCAGCCGCCGTCGCCGCTCCCCAGCCCATCGTCGGTGGTACGACCACCACCGCGAGCGCGTACCCGTACGTCATGCAGATCACCAACGCCTCGCAGACCCAGTTCTGCGGCGGCACCCTCGTATCACCCACCAAGGTGATCACCGCCGCCCACTGCGTGGACGGCAGAACGACCTCCAACACCCGTGTCGTCGGTGGCCGCACCTACCGCAACGGCACGAACGGCACCGTCAGCACGCTCAGCAAGATCTGGATCCACCCGAGCTACAACGACTCCACCCTGAACAACGACGTGGCGGTGCTGACGCTGGCGGTCGCGCAGCCGTACACCACGACGTCGTACGTCACCTCCTCACAGACCGGCGTCTACGCGGCCGGCACCACCGCCCGCATCATCGGCTGGGGCACCACGTCCTCGGGTGGCGCCTCCTCCAACCAGCTGCGCACCGCGACCGTGCCGATGGTGGCCGACTCGGTCTGCGGCAGCTCCCGCTCCTACGGCTCCGCGTTCATCGCGAGCACCATGGTGTGCGCCGGTTACTCCTCCGGCGGCGTCGACACCTGCCAGGGCGACAGCGGCGGTCCCCTGATGATCGGGGGACGCCTGGCAGGCATAGTTTCCTGGGGTTACGGCTGCGCCGACGCGCAGTACCCCGGTATCTACACCCGGCTGACCACCTTCTCCAACACGGTGGCCGCGCAGATCGCCTCGTAG